The genomic window CTACTTCTACTTGAACCATTCCTTAATGACAAGATCAACTTTTATAGGATAAAGCCATTGCtcgatcagtttcaaggatgttacaaagatAAATATCGTTCATTTGCAGCCTATTACATGATTTGTCGACTGGTGATCATTATAATAATCATCAACAATTCAACCAACAATAACACTACCCAGGTATTACTACTTGTCACTAGTACACTCATAGCCTTGACACAGCTACTCATCAAACCATACAAACGTAGGATTCTTAATATTCTTGATGGAATGGTTTTACAAATAATGATTTTTGTTTCAGTTGCATCATTCATCGACAGTTATAGTACAGGAGTGCTACTCATGGCTATAATTCTATTAATAACACTACCCTTAATAATCTTTGTGGCAATGGAACTGATTATATATAAAGAAAACATCAGGAAGATTATCTCATACTGCAAACCCAAACCTGTTACTACCCATGACAACAATGAATTATCCCCCATGATTGATATTGGTCTTGTTATAGATGACAGTATGAGGAAGAATGCTACCATAGTTGACATGTAAGTATGTAATTAAAATTAATTGCAACGCTTATAAtgtgcttgcatgcatgtagctataaagtgactgaattttggaaaattacgCTTATGGGTGCATTCGACATGTTAAATATTTAGTTTAGAAACACAGCATTTATTATTAATACAGTAAGTTAAATCAATACCTATTTAAGTGTAAAATAAACcagataccttgaattacaaaaattttttaGAAATACTTGAAAAGTATTTTCTGCTATTaatgctagtttcaaaaattctaattgtttcaggtgTAACCATAAGGGTATTCCAAAATTCAGTCGCAAATAAGGGTGCACATGTACAACTGCAAGTAAATAATTGCAAACTCTGTAATATTGTGACCATCTGAGGTCACAATACATGTAGCTTAAACTTAGGTTATATACCAGCATACCTTAAAATTTGAAGTGCACATCCTGTTTAATGGCTTCTTTAGTTAATGCAAAGAATGCCACAATTGAATTAACTGTAGATAACACAACAGTTACTTGTAATAAATGAATTGTTTTTGTTAGCATAGTGCAACACTCATTTTCCTAGATTTTATTGGTACAACTAATAATTAAACCAGAATTTTCAGTATTAGTTTACTTATAGAGTGAAAATTGAAGGAGAACAAATGTAGCAGTTGCATAATGGATACAATCCTCAGCATTGGTATGAGGGTCCCTGGTACTTTATTTTACATGCTCTTAGCAGTAAATTTGACTTATTTTACTTTGTCACATATCATTTGAATTTCTTCATTGCAAAATATTGTTTTAAAATGTTAGTACTAATTATAATTAAATATATTACATGCCTATTGTAAAGAATGACATTTTAAGATGCCAGAGTGTTCCCAGTATCTGGCACACATATTTAGAAATCCACTTGACAATTTGTAAAAGGCAGTTCAATGTCATGGCTGTAGTGgtagccatatatatatatatattcattgTGAAAAGCCTAGTTCAATGTTGTGTGCATGGAtcagcaattttcaaaaattcagtcacaaatacgTATGCTTGTGCAATAAAAATTCCAGGtatttgcagatccagtcacagaTGGTGacaatcatacagtatatagatTCGAGAAGTCAAAGTTAAAGTAgtggttgaatgcagaaaaGATCTCGGGTCCTGGCTGTTGTGGCTCCCTTGGCACATGCTTAGATTGCATATTacgggggatcaagtcaccactgggtctgagATATTTTTAAGCACTCTTCACAGTTTTAGATACATGTTTCTCACTCCCTGTATTTTACAggccaagccttctcacaggtccctagtgggatataGCACTTGATATTCATAATTGTATGTAGAAGGCATATGTGACCTGGCCTGTGAAAATAACGAAtttgggcacaaactacaccttattgcataacaggtcatatctcagtgccaGTATGGAATATTGGCAttttgtaacttgtattataaaaCCAAATAATTGCCTAATACCTTTCAATGCCATTGCAAGATGGCACAAAATGAAacttttgaaaaagtaggcaaattttattcTACTATTGATATTCAGTTATGTATTTTATCTACGTGTAGCAGAAGGAGAGATTCTAATGATACAATTGACATTCATGACACCATGATCCATTTTCGTGAACCAATTATGGAGATGATGAATGATGACGTCTAGTCATGCACTATACAAATATTAAAAACATTAATGTGCTGTATGTCGTGTATGATTCAGTTGAAATTTCTTCAAGcacatacatgtaataatcCTGCAGCAGTATTGCATTTAtttttttgttataattataagTCAAAGCTTTCAATTTTACTACGCTGTTTGCTAAGTTGAGCAACACCTTGCACAACAGAAacacacattataattattatagtgttGCAATATAAATATAATACTACAGTAGACTGAACATATAGAGTAAAGAGGTACAGATTCAGCTGTACAGCTTCTTTAAGCAGTGGcgaatctaggatttttaaaagggggtttctgaaaatttgtgtagctaaataaggcatctgatgacaattCTCAGGAAcatttttgagattttagaagttctgagatcagattttaggctatttttagttagcaattacaaattcaatgctttaaactgtaaatagttactaaatactatatagctaactatagggcaaacaTGGTGACTAcgagctgtagctttgattgttctattagagtagttacttgactacactattagagtatctcgatcgtttttaatgcagtgggagatgaaaagtgaagtgttgctgagggtttaatagctatacatggtgtcagttaagtgcaccTGTGTGCATGCTACTGGTACATAgctagttgtttgctatgacaaattcttaatacaacaatgtttatgtattgaaAATGCCACTAAGCAAAactttaaaagggggtttctgtagaaaccccagaaacccctctagatccgccactgttaaGGATTTGTACGGAATAAGATATATGCACGCTGCCCTTAGTCTAGGATGGTATTTAGAATGTTACTGCACTTCTGTTACAGTAGTCTCAAAACTTCAACTCCCTGCATTTACATAAAATATTCTTACAGGTTTTAGTGAGATATTATTTACAATAATATGCAGCATGGTCAATGGCTATTAGTAGACCATTCTTTGACACCTCAtcagtttgtgttttatagctgAGCAGTGTAACACTTCAAGCCGTTACATATTATCTATTCAGTGATGCAGGCAGGAAAGCTTGGTATTCAGGTCCACAAAGTACTAATGGCCTACTACACCTTGAACCTTGTGATGCGTTTGTTGTAAAACTTGATGCTTCAGCCAACCTAGTGCTAAACAGCATCACCTTAAACATTAAAATTCTGATTATTTCATGCGTGACAACTGTTTTTTTAtcattagtttctaccatattcATTGAATCCAAATAGAAATTTCTGTGTGTTGAACATGCTGGCTTGTAATTGTTGGACTCTTGCTTCTTCACTTTTCCAGCTATTTCTATTCCCATGTATTAATTTtccaaatttggtcacatacaGTATGAATATTACTATACTTAACTataattttggctgttacacAACTGTTCCTATTTATTACTatacataattttcaaaatttataTTATATAGATTAGGTACGAGCAGTTGAATACCTATTGATGGTTTGTTAGAAATTGTCGATCTAGTGAGTATTGTCCTTGAAATATGAGTTCTGTGTATAAATAATCCTACTGACTGCTTTACTAAGGAACATAATTCTAATTtcaaaatattaataattaaATCTCAATatatagcactccagcctaatATGCTTTTTTTTATTATGTTAGCACCTATTGCATACAGGGATAGTGGCTAGGTTGTTGGGTGTTTCCTAATAACCAAGAAGCAAACCTGAACCTGGCTTGGAGAATGGCAACATGTACACAAGGGTTCTCCTAGATCTTTAATGTGTATGAGGAACTAAACACTAAAAAGCACACAGTTTTAGGGACTAATTAAATAGCAACTGAAGACTTTCCTTGTTATCCTATAACCATTCATTATATGGTCTGGTAAGACATatggcagatttcagttctttaaacaagtacttttatcaagtccttttgacttcatctttgctagtggacctaaacttcttccaaattaacttttaagacttcttttgaggttggaaaaggtttctaaggtggtgtttagttgagtattctattaggatttttgaaaacataggcgatctctaCTATGAACCACAACTGTGGTTCATGATGAAATATTCTAAATATTTGTGGTCTTAAATATATGGGGCCAAAAAAATTCAGTGAATAGGTGATGAGCatccacaggtactacaaacacgccaggtttcatcaaaatctgagagACTACCCTAAATTCCTTACTGGATGACCCATCACAGTCAATATGCTGGAGAAGCACTATATAACACACCAAACTGCTAATTTTAAAACGAAGCAACTAACTGGAAATTTCTACAATATTTTAAACACAACTCCTAAAGTTTAAGTTCTGCTATTTTAAGCCTACAAATAAATATCCAAAGTAGCTTTCATTCTTTAATTTCCTCATCACTGCTGTCAGAATCACTGTCACTTCCTGATCCAGATTGCTACATTATCaacatacaataacaacaaatGCATTACTCTCACCTACACTATTGTATACTTACCTTACAGCTTTTAAATTCTTCAAATAGTTCTTCTTGCTTTTCGGTTACCAAATCAAGTCTTTTGGTTACCAAATCAAGTTTAGAATTGGTCTTTTTTACAAATTGAAGAAGAATATCTTGTTGTTTGTTCTGCTCATTAATCAAAACCTTCAACTGGGAAATCTCTGTTTGAACGTAGTCCAAGGAGCCCTATTGATTTGGATAGCAGGAATTAATGAATGTGCATgcaagtatgcatgcatgcaaaatgTAGGTTCCTTTTTTCggtcaatatacccacagtgtggcaTGCTGGGCACGGCACACTAGCATGTGTCTTTATAATGAGCTGGAGTTGCTACATGCCTCTATCTGCATAATTATTTCTCTCTTGGTTTCCCTTTCCTCTGTCTATATCTGTTTATGCACTAGCTATGTAGTTTTAATTCTTTGCCTGATAAtaaacacttgaaaatgaggacacgtGCGTAATCTAGACACTAGGTAATGGCCCAAAACATTCTTTAACATGAGAACTAACCTGGAAAATTAGGACATCTTGATCATTAAGACACTTTTAACAGATCGCAAGATGTTCATAATTATAGGTTTTACTGTATATGACTAGCTGGAAGGAaacaattttttcaataattgaGTATAAAAATTTTATTTCCAAAGATGCACCTTCAGTTGAGAACTTGAAAACAAGTGAAGGTGGATTTTTTAAACTCTAGAACTATTCTACACAATGTCATACTCTGCTAAACTATTCACTCTCTTACCATGCTGTGAGTGAGCAAATGATAACATTGGTAATAAACACTTAACTAAACTCATTTAATTAACTCTATAGACAGTAGCACACAGATATTATATGGCACATTTTATACAGTAACTAGGATAAATTATGTGCCCAAAATAACAACAATGTTAAATTAAGTCAACGGTAATTTGTGTTTGAAGcatacatagatacatacagcTGGTGTATGCAAATTACTTGTGTCTTGGAGGTTTATGCCTATACACAGTGTTGGATTGTATTATTACTAGTGCAATAAAActttgttaatttagaaatgaagtagctatgtagggttccagcaattaaaagtagtgaaacaagagataacaGTAattatgagggaaaatccctacttggcattgtagcaatgtggaaaATTCCTAAATTGGCATGTTTTTCACCATCTTTTAAATTCCAAAGTAGGAAAATTCCCCAATTGCTACAATGCCAGGTAGGAATTTTCCCTCATACTTACCAttgtctcttgtttcactactttttattgctataaccctacttcattttaaatcaataattaatttattatatTAACATTTTTGTTAGATAAAATACACTGTTGCTGTGGTTGCTGCATTAGAGTATCCAAGGGTGTAGGCAGGGGGGTTCAGATGGTTtggacgaacccccctttcagaagcagaatttttaaaattataaatcacaccaaatcttacagccctggagctctttggtagctacttgcccactggcaCTCCTCTGtgctactcttgagggtcacatcacactaatgctgaaccattgcagagcatatctattgcatcacctGATTAATTGCACATGTGATTCATGGTTGAAACGGCATgagtgaaatggcgaaggactgttcaatggttggtcaagacatattacaaggaagcagctgctaaacttgagtggtcatttatacatgtgtcaggttagcacaaactgtgaattgttgatgtatatttatctgatgaatggtttgtttatttgttacatgttgtgggcacgtgatgtctcgaacatactggagtacaagccaagtctgaaattattgaccatcaacaggaggactggccgagaataatgtatagttggaaagaagtattgccaactaaggaactcgagtgtggagggcttctgTGTTCtatgaaattgaagttggctgtcagtatgctgtctggaagtgaaaattagttagttttacaataggtttatagtttctataagctgcataaacagcagtgtgtaagttttagctagttagatgcacaaacagcaccttttaatgttactgcctaagggcacattttgcaTATGAATCATATTTGTTCAAACATGGTCTATGGGAAggacccaggccttccccttaagacattccactttgAATCCAAACTCCCTTCAAAAAAattctggctacgcccctggtatCATGATCTTGCTACAGTAGATTATGCTGGAGGGTTTGGTATTGTTTACTACAGAGCTAGAATGTTGAGGGGCATTGCCTCAGCAAAAAGTGTCATGAGGATTTAAGGTGGCTCAGTACAGTTTCCATATGGCtttaccatgaaattttcagggtCTGAAACAAACAAGCTATAGCCATAAGTTGCCTTGTACTAACAGAAATCAATGAAGAATTTTGTTCTCTACCAACAGGAGCTCTCTGGGATGTGTGTAGTGCAGGTTCCAAGTTTAGTCCTTCAGAGCAAATATGTCCTTCGCATTTGGTGCAATGGTGTTGGATTTGCTTTTAAACACTGTTTACCTGATTATCTACCATTGTGTGGAGGTACTTTTCTTATTAGAACTTTAGTTTACATGATAATTCTACCCATGTCACACAAGAATTTGTTTGATGAAGTCTTGTGGAGAAAACCCCATCGCTGGGAAAAGCTCTGGAGCAGTTTGGACTTAGACTGTGAGCCATTATCAGACCAGAGTATATCTAACCCAAAAAACATCAACAGTCCACTCCAGTAATTGTATACAACTATATTGGAATGCAGTAAACCCTGGGTTCCAAACTCCAATGGTTTCAGTCAGACATGGATATACCCATTAAcaaactacacatacagtatgacTAAAggaggaattaaatgtccactagtgtaacCACagatgtaggcaacctcccttttCTATCCAAAAATTAACTTGAAAAATGGTAAATAATGCTCcttcaaagaaagtgttgatatggtaTATTATCGCCTTTGTATGGTTTTctggcatgaagaagaagacaatcaTTTAACTGAAGACAAAGGAATAGCAAAGCAAAGGAGACATTGATTGGAGCCACAAATCTCACCTGCgaatttgttgttgtggctTAGAATGGTGGCCATGGACTACTTTATTTGGCCtttagccttgcgactgtggtcaggcagtgaggcaggcagtgagatAGGTGAACCAAATTATGGAATtcaacaattaaaaaaaatctatatctggATGCCCTCTAATGTTTCcttgttttaatgctgtacATGATGtaagactattccataaagggGAGTTTCATCATATATGATTTTCTATGATGGTTTGGGATTTTTAGCAGTGTGCATCACTTTACAGGGAACCCTATGCAGTATAATGTACAGAATTTTTTGAACAAGCAATGTATAATGGATTGTTAATTTACAAAAGTAATGTCGTATTGATAATGGTTACTATAAGCATTACAGTAATAGTATTATTCAACATAGGAATAGCGTAAGTAATAGTCTCTCAATGGAAACCCGTTTTCAAAATTCTTGTATACACTGAATAACCATATAGTACTCATGTTTACTTACAAATATTTGAACTAGTGTATAtgaatatgtgacccggtctgcgaaaagggctcttatagcctttccaattatccatgtttggccaatcataactcctaatctactaaagctatcaccatgtaattatacccacagctactgccaggttcgggttgttgagtgaccaaattgtaggcttgtaccatattcaccagtcaagttatgggttaccatatatatgcaattggaaaggctataagagcccttttcgcagaccgggtcacatatggcTATGTTGCTACATGCCAGATTTGGGATCATGTGATTAGAATAAGTGAATGATGCTCTTTTGTTTGAATATAGTGTTCACAAGACTTGTTATTATATTTTTATATAATGAAAAGTACAGtaacacacaacacattactatatacatgcaacaaaaatacacacatacttacTGTGCTAGACACGTCATCATCAATGTTCTTCTTGtttttgtaaagtataaacctAATGAATCTGTTCCACAATGGATCCTTATAAGATTTATTTCTTAAAAGGTCTCGATCATCCCCTGCTGAAAATTTCTCAGTGTCAAACGGTTTTCTACAGCGTTTATGGAAATATGGAATTTCCTCAAAACGTAATGTGAAATCCACCTATAGAGTAAAGAATTGTTTATAACAATAATCAGTCACACATGTGCAAGATTTTTCCATCAATGCACTTGAATGTTTAACACCATTCTAGGGGTGCTGTTACCAGTGCTAGAGTGCCACTAAAAGTAGCCAATAACTAATAAGATCACTTCTCTCTAGTAGCCAGATTCAAGGTAAAGACATAAAAAGTTGGGATATAaacctttgtgtgtgtgtgagtgtgtgtgtgtgtgtgcgtgcgtgcgtgcgtgcgtgcgtgcgtgcgtgcgtgcgtgcgtgcgtgcgtgcgtgcgtgcgtgcgtgcgtgcgtgcgtgcgtgcgtgcgtgtgtaacTAACAGTTAAACGGGTGACCATAAAAGTAACCAGTAATATATACAGCTGAGCTGAACACTCTAATACTTCAATTGTTTACTACACATTGTTATATTTTATAACAAAACAACTGATCAGTGTTAGCTTTATAACCATAATACACTTTATGGGTAACATACCGTTAGAGCCAAAATTTTCAGTTCTGCAGCTGCTTGAATTTCATTAACATCACCAACAGCCAAACCAGTCTACAATAGTAACAGTACAAACAGATTGTAAAATAGCTGTATTAATACCAGACCCATGTAAATCATAATGATCTATTTTGTGCACAGTTCCTTGATAGCTTTACAAAAAACATGTTTCTATAAAACATTACACACAAGTATTCTTTCTATCTAAAAACCTGCTTGTGTGAGATATGCATGCTGTATACATACTGTGTTAAACAttcaaacaaacaagtaaattATTATATAAACTTGGTTTAGAGCTGGTTTGAACATAAGTGTAGCATGATTCTGAAAATGAGCAGGCAACTCCTGCTTAGAAGAGTTGGATAGTCTTATAAGCTATAAGAAGGTTACTACTTTGAGATAATTATATATTTGTGTACATATGCACTTTAAAACAGTCTTGTAGCCTTGTCTAAAAGACACATGATAAACGATAACAAGAACTAGATATACACTTTGGACAAACAATATGTATTATTTTCTATAATGAGTTGGTGTACAGGCTATTTTTGCCTTCTTGcctaaataataaataaataaataaatgtccTGAAAATTCACAGtcctgtaatttgcttttttttttcattgtaaaataatttttgtatgcaaaagcttgtatgaaaatttcttacacaaaaaattttctactctaatagagcagtcattagggacccgccgattatgctcataat from Dysidea avara chromosome 2, odDysAvar1.4, whole genome shotgun sequence includes these protein-coding regions:
- the LOC136246024 gene encoding transient receptor potential cation channel subfamily A member 1-like, which codes for MTTGELDFDGIFFNSQEDAEEGNDLFYPHIAYFLWIVFIIIMPILLSNLLTGLAVGDVNEIQAAAELKILALTVDFTLRFEEIPYFHKRCRKPFDTEKFSAGDDRDLLRNKSYKDPLWNRFIRFILYKNKKNIDDDVSSTGSLDYVQTEISQLKVLINEQNKQQDILLQFVKKTNSKLDLVTKRLDLVTEKQEELFEEFKSCKQSGSGSDSDSDSSDEEIKE